In Maridesulfovibrio frigidus DSM 17176, a genomic segment contains:
- the pal gene encoding peptidoglycan-associated lipoprotein Pal, whose amino-acid sequence MKARAIILCVAFMLIAGLGAGCSKKRVESNTATPAVEQRMENQQEKERVRQEEQARMERERELQEQALEEERLAAEAAREFEDVVVKLGNIIHFDFDSFEIKPEYRPLLQTKAELLKQYANVTIVIEGYCDERGTEEYNLALGERRARAAYEFLILLGVAPERLSIVSFGEENPIDTAHNETAWEMNRRAQFRLTY is encoded by the coding sequence ATGAAAGCTAGAGCTATAATTTTGTGTGTTGCGTTCATGTTGATCGCCGGTCTGGGTGCCGGTTGTTCTAAAAAGCGTGTTGAGTCTAATACTGCGACACCAGCTGTAGAACAAAGAATGGAAAACCAGCAGGAAAAGGAAAGAGTAAGGCAGGAAGAACAAGCCAGAATGGAAAGAGAGAGAGAGCTTCAGGAACAGGCGCTTGAAGAAGAACGTCTAGCTGCTGAAGCTGCTAGAGAGTTTGAAGACGTTGTCGTTAAACTTGGTAATATCATCCACTTTGATTTCGATTCCTTTGAAATTAAACCAGAATATCGTCCGCTACTTCAGACCAAGGCAGAGCTTCTTAAGCAATATGCCAACGTAACAATTGTTATTGAAGGTTACTGTGATGAACGCGGAACCGAAGAGTATAACCTTGCCCTTGGTGAGCGTCGTGCCCGTGCAGCGTATGAATTTTTGATTCTGCTTGGAGTAGCTCCGGAAAGGCTTAGCATTGTAAGCTTCGGAGAGGAAAATCCAATAGACACAGCTCATAATGAAACTGCCTGGGAAATGAACCGTAGAGCGCAGTTTAGATTGACTTACTAG
- a CDS encoding phosphatidylglycerophosphatase A family protein, giving the protein MKKIHSKILVNIATLGPVGFLPKAPGTWGSAVAAICAPFCFYPFPFAVKVLILAFIFIFGAMASSEAEVQLGKKDPGCVIIDEVLGQWITYLPFGLMTGSQLIVGFVFFRIFDILKPWPIKQSEKWLKSGWGVMIDDVFAGVYAAIALWLFRMI; this is encoded by the coding sequence ATGAAAAAAATACACAGCAAAATACTTGTTAATATCGCCACACTCGGACCAGTAGGCTTTCTCCCAAAAGCTCCGGGAACATGGGGGTCCGCAGTTGCAGCAATCTGTGCACCATTCTGTTTCTACCCCTTCCCATTCGCCGTCAAAGTCCTCATCCTAGCCTTCATTTTCATATTTGGAGCTATGGCTTCTTCTGAAGCTGAAGTTCAGTTAGGAAAGAAAGACCCGGGTTGTGTCATCATTGACGAGGTGCTTGGACAGTGGATTACATACCTGCCCTTCGGGCTGATGACAGGATCACAGCTCATAGTAGGGTTTGTATTTTTCAGAATATTTGACATTCTGAAACCATGGCCCATTAAGCAATCAGAAAAGTGGCTAAAATCTGGCTGGGGAGTTATGATTGATGATGTTTTTGCAGGAGTCTATGCAGCAATCGCACTTTGGCTTTTTAGAATGATATAG
- a CDS encoding phage regulatory CII family protein, with the protein MNLESITKMTQDVVLEGNKPAKEVAQNIGKPYSTLLREINPFDQNAKLGAGTLLDILKATNEVKLLEHMAKSIGYTIKPNNAHQA; encoded by the coding sequence ATGAATCTTGAATCTATCACTAAAATGACCCAAGACGTGGTACTCGAAGGCAACAAACCTGCCAAAGAAGTAGCTCAAAACATAGGAAAGCCGTATTCAACACTTCTGAGAGAAATCAATCCTTTTGATCAGAATGCGAAACTTGGGGCGGGCACTTTACTTGATATCCTAAAAGCTACAAACGAAGTTAAACTTCTTGAACATATGGCTAAAAGCATTGGATATACAATTAAGCCAAACAACGCGCACCAAGCTTAA